One Azospirillum sp. TSA2s genomic region harbors:
- a CDS encoding ferritin family protein, whose protein sequence is MTEIHDAALFLAHACALEEDAANRFADLSEAMKTYGNQEVAAFFGQMAKFSRMHLAEARERSGFRKIPDLKPEDFQWPDGDSPEAASMEGSHYLMTVEYALELALESEKRGQAFYAEVAKTTTDSEVRMMAEEFAAEEAEHVAQLEVWAKRYPALQAR, encoded by the coding sequence ATGACCGAAATCCACGACGCCGCCCTGTTCCTCGCCCACGCCTGCGCGCTGGAAGAGGACGCCGCCAACCGCTTCGCCGACCTGTCGGAAGCGATGAAGACCTATGGCAACCAGGAGGTCGCGGCCTTCTTCGGCCAGATGGCGAAATTCTCGCGCATGCATCTGGCCGAGGCACGGGAACGGTCGGGCTTCCGCAAGATCCCGGACCTGAAGCCGGAAGACTTCCAGTGGCCGGACGGCGACAGCCCGGAAGCGGCCTCCATGGAAGGCTCGCACTATCTGATGACGGTGGAGTACGCGCTGGAACTGGCGCTGGAGAGCGAAAAGCGCGGGCAGGCCTTCTACGCCGAGGTGGCGAAGACCACCACCGATTCGGAAGTCCGCATGATGGCCGAGGAGTTCGCCGCCGAAGAGGCCGAGCATGTCGCCCAACTGGAGGTGTGGGCCAAGCGCTATCCGGCGCTGCAGGCGCGATGA
- the frc gene encoding formyl-CoA transferase has translation MTKPLEGIKIIDFTHVQAGPACTQLLAWYGADVIKVERPGAGDVTRNQLRDIPDADALYFTMLNSNKRSLTLDTKTAEGKEVLTRLIRESDVLVENFGPGALDRMGFSWDKIRELNPGMIVASVKGFSDGHHYQDLKVYENVAQCAGGAASTTGFWDGPPTVSAAALGDSNTGMHLAIGILTALMARTKTGKGQKVAVSMQDSVLNLCRVKLRDQQRLDRVGYLEEYPQYPHGKFTDVVPRGGNAGGGGQPGWVLKCKGWETDPNAYIYFTIQGHAWAPICKALGREEWIDDPAYNTAEARQDKIFDIFAVIEDWLKDKTKFEAVDILRKFDIPCSPVLSMKEIANDPSLRASGTVVEVDHKVRGKYLTVGSPIKFSDMKVEVTGSPLLGEHTDEVLAQLGYNKDQIAAMHEAKVV, from the coding sequence ATGACCAAGCCGCTTGAAGGCATTAAGATCATCGACTTCACCCATGTGCAGGCCGGCCCCGCCTGCACCCAGCTTCTGGCCTGGTACGGCGCGGACGTGATCAAGGTCGAACGTCCGGGCGCCGGCGACGTCACCCGCAACCAGCTGCGTGACATCCCGGACGCCGACGCGCTCTATTTCACGATGCTCAACAGCAACAAGCGCTCCCTGACGCTGGACACCAAGACCGCCGAAGGCAAGGAAGTCCTGACCCGTCTGATCCGCGAATCCGACGTGCTGGTGGAGAATTTCGGCCCCGGCGCGCTCGACCGCATGGGCTTCAGCTGGGACAAGATCCGCGAACTGAACCCCGGCATGATCGTCGCCTCGGTCAAGGGCTTCAGCGACGGCCACCATTATCAGGACCTGAAGGTCTATGAGAACGTCGCCCAGTGCGCCGGCGGCGCCGCGTCGACCACCGGCTTCTGGGATGGCCCGCCGACCGTGTCCGCCGCCGCTCTCGGCGACAGCAACACCGGCATGCACCTCGCCATCGGCATCCTGACCGCCCTGATGGCCCGCACCAAGACCGGCAAGGGCCAGAAGGTCGCCGTGTCGATGCAGGACAGCGTGCTGAACCTCTGCCGCGTCAAGCTGCGCGACCAGCAGCGCCTCGACCGCGTCGGCTACCTCGAGGAATACCCGCAGTACCCGCACGGCAAGTTTACCGACGTGGTTCCGCGCGGCGGCAATGCCGGCGGCGGCGGCCAGCCGGGCTGGGTGCTGAAGTGCAAGGGCTGGGAGACCGATCCCAACGCCTACATCTACTTCACCATCCAGGGCCATGCCTGGGCGCCGATCTGCAAGGCTCTCGGCCGCGAGGAGTGGATCGACGACCCGGCCTACAACACCGCCGAGGCGCGCCAGGACAAGATCTTCGACATCTTCGCGGTGATCGAGGATTGGCTGAAGGACAAGACCAAGTTCGAGGCCGTCGACATCCTGCGCAAGTTCGACATCCCGTGCTCGCCGGTGCTGTCGATGAAGGAGATCGCCAACGACCCGTCGCTGCGCGCCAGCGGCACGGTCGTCGAGGTCGACCACAAGGTGCGCGGCAAGTACCTGACCGTCGGCAGCCCGATCAAGTTCTCGGACATGAAGGTCGAGGTCACCGGCTCCCCGCTGCTCGGCGAGCACACCGACGAGGTCCTGGCCCAGCTCGGCTACAACAAGGACCAGATCGCCGCCATGCACGAAGCCAAGGTGGTCTGA
- a CDS encoding HRDC domain-containing protein, which yields MSTEIRTFTIPDAAAEEAQVQLSAFLRTVEVQRIETAYADGAWRVLVLFTDLRRKEESQQIEAAIAAALNGWRDKAAAQAGVTRDAILADDLVQEIARFAPTTEHELSIIVNARGQASSPYGGEIVQVVRSTLDLLID from the coding sequence ATGAGCACCGAGATCCGCACCTTCACCATTCCCGACGCCGCCGCCGAAGAGGCGCAGGTGCAGCTGTCCGCCTTCCTGCGGACGGTTGAGGTCCAGCGCATCGAGACCGCCTATGCCGACGGCGCGTGGCGGGTGCTGGTGCTGTTCACCGACCTCCGCCGCAAGGAGGAGTCGCAGCAGATCGAGGCGGCCATCGCCGCCGCACTGAACGGCTGGCGCGACAAGGCCGCCGCCCAGGCCGGGGTGACGCGCGACGCCATCCTGGCCGACGATCTGGTCCAGGAGATCGCCCGCTTCGCCCCGACGACGGAGCATGAGCTGTCGATCATCGTCAACGCCCGCGGTCAGGCCAGCTCGCCCTATGGCGGGGAGATCGTGCAGGTGGTCCGCTCGACGCTGGATTTGCTGATCGACTGA